In a single window of the uncultured Dysgonomonas sp. genome:
- a CDS encoding acetate kinase: protein MKILVLNCGSSSIKYKLFDMESKEVLAQGGVEKIGLKGSFLKFPAANGDKVVLEGEILEHQAGIEYILGVLLSEKYGCIKSLSEIDAVGHRVVHGGEEFNSSVFITDEVIKKMEECIELAPLHNPPNLAGIYAVKELMGDIPQVGVFDTAFHQTMPPKAYMYGLPYSLYQKYAIRRYGFHGTSHRYVSRKACESLGIPYEDQRIISAHIGNGGSLAAIKGGVSVDTSMGMTPVEGLLMGTRSGDVDAGIISFIMEKENIGTQAISTLVNKHSGLLGVSGVSSDMREIRAAIAEGNEKAKLAYDMFLYRIKKYIGAYTAALGGLDILLFTGGIGENAVYLREEICLDLEFLGIKLDTDKNVKIYGEEAVISTPDSKIKVMVVPTDEEFMIASDTMDIVNR from the coding sequence ATGAAGATATTAGTATTGAACTGTGGTAGTTCGTCTATAAAATATAAGCTTTTCGATATGGAAAGCAAGGAGGTTTTGGCTCAGGGAGGCGTAGAGAAGATAGGACTGAAAGGTTCTTTCCTTAAATTTCCTGCTGCCAACGGAGATAAAGTTGTCCTTGAAGGAGAAATACTCGAGCATCAGGCCGGTATAGAATATATTCTCGGAGTCCTTCTTAGTGAAAAATATGGTTGTATAAAATCATTAAGTGAAATAGACGCTGTAGGACATCGTGTAGTACATGGAGGAGAAGAATTCAACAGCAGTGTATTCATCACAGATGAGGTGATTAAAAAGATGGAAGAATGCATAGAACTTGCACCATTACACAACCCACCCAATCTGGCCGGTATCTATGCTGTAAAGGAACTGATGGGAGATATTCCTCAGGTGGGTGTATTCGATACAGCTTTTCATCAGACAATGCCGCCAAAGGCATATATGTATGGCCTACCATACTCTCTGTATCAGAAATATGCCATCCGTCGTTACGGATTCCATGGTACGAGTCACCGTTATGTTTCGCGTAAGGCCTGTGAATCGTTGGGCATTCCATACGAGGATCAACGGATTATTTCAGCACATATCGGTAATGGCGGCTCTCTGGCTGCTATTAAAGGCGGTGTTTCTGTAGACACATCGATGGGTATGACCCCCGTCGAAGGCTTGTTAATGGGTACACGCTCGGGAGATGTGGATGCCGGTATAATCTCATTCATAATGGAAAAAGAAAATATTGGTACACAGGCAATCTCTACTCTCGTAAATAAACATAGCGGTCTGCTGGGTGTTTCAGGCGTTTCATCTGATATGCGTGAAATCAGAGCCGCTATTGCAGAAGGGAATGAAAAGGCCAAATTAGCATATGATATGTTCCTCTACCGTATCAAGAAATATATAGGGGCGTATACGGCAGCTTTGGGTGGTCTTGATATCTTACTTTTCACAGGAGGTATAGGAGAAAATGCCGTTTACCTTAGAGAAGAAATATGTCTCGACCTAGAATTTCTGGGCATAAAACTCGATACAGATAAAAATGTGAAGATCTATGGGGAAGAAGCTGTAATCTCCACACCGGATTCTAAAATAAAAGTGATGGTTGTACCAACTGATGAAGAATTTATGATTGCTTCGGATACTATGGATATCGTAAACAGATAA
- a CDS encoding 3-hydroxyacyl-CoA dehydrogenase NAD-binding domain-containing protein — protein sequence MAEIIEPIEEYGLSNKHKKRSLFSKIGVVGCGRDGRHIVSLTALSGMEVVFIEVSEERIQEALKDIGHGLDTKIENWGLTQSEKRATMGRIKGSLNYSDLKGCDFVIECIRYEANGERSTELRKEVFRNLELVLAPDAIIATNATTVIISELAAELTHKERCISLHFPITHTDARLLEVVRGTFTSQEAVDKIYLFAHMIKYTPIPVHESSGLVSFRLMIIMLNEACNIWMENVASLEDIDKEFTIIYGQRYGIFHLADIVGIEKLVMLMEDMFHEYGDKKYKAAPILWRLYRSKQLGVSSGRGFYVYDETGKQLGPNNLI from the coding sequence ATGGCAGAAATCATAGAACCTATTGAAGAATACGGGTTAAGCAATAAACATAAGAAAAGGTCTCTTTTCTCCAAAATCGGAGTTGTAGGCTGTGGGCGTGATGGCAGACATATTGTTAGTCTTACGGCTTTGTCGGGGATGGAAGTTGTTTTTATAGAAGTTTCGGAAGAAAGAATTCAGGAAGCACTCAAAGATATTGGTCACGGACTGGATACCAAGATTGAAAACTGGGGTTTGACCCAGAGCGAGAAGCGGGCTACTATGGGGCGTATAAAAGGCTCTCTCAATTACAGTGACCTCAAAGGATGTGACTTTGTGATAGAATGTATCCGTTACGAAGCTAACGGTGAACGCAGTACCGAACTCCGTAAGGAGGTTTTCAGAAACCTGGAACTGGTACTTGCGCCGGATGCTATTATAGCTACAAATGCCACTACTGTCATTATAAGTGAGTTGGCAGCAGAGTTGACGCATAAAGAACGCTGCATAAGTCTTCATTTTCCGATTACACATACCGATGCCCGTTTGCTCGAAGTAGTAAGGGGTACATTTACATCACAAGAGGCGGTAGATAAGATATATCTGTTTGCCCATATGATTAAATATACGCCGATTCCGGTGCATGAAAGCAGTGGTCTTGTGAGCTTCCGCCTGATGATAATAATGCTGAACGAGGCGTGTAATATCTGGATGGAGAACGTAGCGTCGCTCGAAGATATAGACAAAGAGTTTACTATTATTTACGGCCAGCGTTATGGCATCTTTCACCTTGCCGATATCGTAGGCATTGAGAAACTGGTTATGCTGATGGAAGACATGTTCCATGAATACGGGGACAAAAAATATAAGGCTGCTCCGATTTTGTGGCGCCTGTACCGTTCTAAGCAGTTAGGCGTATCTTCGGGAAGAGGATTCTATGTCTATGATGAAACAGGAAAACAACTTGGTCCAAACAATTTAATTTAA
- the pta gene encoding phosphate acetyltransferase codes for MDLIKQIVERAKANKQRIVLPEGTEVRTITAADQLLADGVAEIILIGNTKEVKELAASLNLKNIDKATILDPENYEKKEAYTNLLFELRKAKGMTIEQASKLAEDPLYIGCLMIKNGDADGEIAGAQNTTGDVLRPALQIIKTAPGISVVSGAFLMFTTQKQYGKDGLLVVADCAVTPDPTASQLAEIAVATGQTARALVGEEPQVAILSFSTKGSAKHPMVDKVIEATQLAQKIDPTMNIDGELQADAALVPSVGQQKAPGSKVAGHANVLVFPSLEVGNIAYKLVQRLGNAEAVGPILQGMAAPVNDLSRGCSVSDVYNMVAIAANQAIAAKNK; via the coding sequence ATGGACTTAATTAAACAAATTGTAGAAAGGGCCAAGGCAAACAAACAACGGATTGTCCTTCCCGAAGGAACAGAGGTAAGAACTATAACAGCTGCCGATCAGTTATTGGCAGACGGAGTTGCTGAAATTATTCTTATAGGGAATACAAAAGAGGTAAAGGAACTGGCAGCAAGTTTGAACCTGAAAAATATAGACAAAGCAACAATCCTTGACCCTGAGAACTATGAAAAGAAGGAAGCTTATACGAATCTCCTTTTCGAATTGAGAAAAGCCAAGGGTATGACAATCGAGCAAGCCTCTAAACTGGCAGAAGACCCATTGTATATCGGTTGCCTGATGATAAAGAACGGAGACGCCGACGGAGAGATAGCCGGCGCACAAAATACGACAGGCGATGTGCTTCGTCCTGCGCTTCAGATTATAAAAACAGCACCCGGAATCAGTGTGGTATCAGGTGCTTTTTTAATGTTTACTACTCAGAAACAGTACGGCAAAGACGGATTGCTTGTTGTAGCCGACTGCGCTGTTACACCTGACCCTACCGCATCACAGTTGGCTGAGATCGCAGTTGCTACAGGCCAGACAGCCCGTGCATTGGTCGGAGAAGAACCTCAGGTAGCCATATTGAGTTTTTCTACAAAAGGAAGCGCAAAACATCCGATGGTAGACAAAGTAATAGAAGCAACTCAGCTTGCACAGAAAATTGACCCTACGATGAATATCGACGGGGAATTGCAGGCCGATGCTGCTTTAGTACCATCTGTAGGTCAGCAAAAAGCACCCGGCAGTAAAGTCGCAGGACATGCCAATGTTCTTGTTTTCCCTTCACTCGAAGTGGGAAATATTGCATATAAACTAGTTCAGCGTTTGGGTAATGCAGAAGCCGTTGGCCCTATTCTGCAAGGAATGGCAGCTCCGGTAAACGACCTTTCGCGCGGATGCTCAGTGAGTGATGTTTATAACATGGTAGCCATAGCGGCAAATCAGGCCATAGCGGCAAAGAATAAGTAA
- a CDS encoding carbon-nitrogen hydrolase translates to MKIGLIQQANTPDIRKNIEGLKNKVKDAAKQGAQLIVLQELHNSLYFCQVEDTNIFDLAETIPGPSTDEFGALAKELGVVIVLSLFERRAPGLYHNTAVVMEKDGTIAGKYRKMHIPDDPAYYEKFYFTPGDLGFKPIETSLGKLGVLVCWDQWYPEAARLMAMAGADLLIYPTAIGWESTDSQEEKDRQLGAWVISQRGHAVANGLHVVSVNRTGYEPDPSGQTNGITFWGNSFVAGPQGEILWQATNDKKEVRIVEIDMKRSEQVRRWWPFFRDRRIDYFGDITKRFID, encoded by the coding sequence ATGAAAATAGGATTAATACAACAGGCCAATACACCCGACATTCGGAAGAATATTGAAGGTCTTAAGAATAAAGTAAAAGACGCCGCAAAACAAGGTGCTCAACTTATCGTTTTGCAGGAGTTGCACAATTCACTGTATTTCTGTCAGGTAGAAGATACTAATATTTTCGACCTTGCCGAAACAATTCCCGGCCCGTCGACTGACGAGTTTGGAGCACTGGCAAAAGAACTCGGAGTCGTTATTGTCCTCTCCCTCTTCGAGCGCCGCGCACCCGGTTTGTATCACAATACGGCTGTAGTAATGGAAAAAGACGGGACTATTGCCGGAAAATACCGCAAGATGCACATACCCGATGACCCTGCCTATTATGAAAAATTCTATTTCACTCCGGGAGACCTGGGATTCAAACCCATTGAAACATCTTTGGGAAAACTGGGTGTACTGGTTTGCTGGGATCAGTGGTACCCTGAAGCTGCCCGCCTGATGGCAATGGCAGGAGCCGACTTACTCATTTATCCTACTGCCATAGGCTGGGAATCGACCGACTCGCAGGAAGAAAAAGACCGCCAGCTAGGGGCATGGGTAATCTCCCAACGGGGACATGCCGTAGCAAATGGACTGCATGTGGTATCTGTCAACCGTACAGGTTATGAACCTGACCCGTCGGGACAAACAAATGGTATTACATTCTGGGGAAACAGCTTTGTGGCAGGCCCTCAGGGAGAAATACTATGGCAGGCTACGAACGACAAAAAAGAAGTCCGGATTGTGGAAATAGATATGAAACGCTCAGAACAGGTAAGGCGCTGGTGGCCATTCTTCCGAGACAGACGTATCGATTATTTCGGGGATATAACAAAACGGTTTATAGATTAA
- a CDS encoding agmatine deiminase family protein, translating to MAHPILLPPEWYPQSAIQLTWPHIGTDWEYMIEEVTACYVNIATEILKRQKLIIVCYNAESVKFELRGHKELFSNLTLVELPTNDTWARDHSGISVIKDGKKYVYDFTFNGWGLKFASNFDNQITRGLFSKRIFTSDVELINKKDFVLEGGAIESDGKGTLLTTSECLLSPNRNSYLSKESIEEYLKEAFGLDRVLWLDHGYFAGDDTDSHIDTLARFCDEHTIAYVKCEDTSDEHYNALTKMEEQLKTFTDYLGNPYKLVTLPMAKPAYDEDNQRLPATYANFLIMNNAVLLPFYNDKERDEEARKQLQKAFPAREIIGVDCLPLIRQHGSLHCITMQYPEGFI from the coding sequence ATGGCTCACCCTATACTTTTACCACCCGAGTGGTATCCTCAAAGCGCAATACAACTCACATGGCCCCATATTGGTACCGATTGGGAATATATGATCGAAGAAGTAACCGCCTGCTATGTAAACATAGCGACAGAAATACTAAAAAGGCAAAAGCTTATCATAGTATGCTATAATGCCGAAAGCGTAAAGTTTGAATTGAGAGGGCACAAAGAATTATTTAGCAATCTCACGCTGGTTGAATTACCTACAAACGATACCTGGGCACGTGACCATAGCGGCATATCGGTTATTAAGGATGGTAAAAAATATGTATATGATTTTACTTTCAACGGATGGGGTTTGAAATTTGCTTCTAATTTCGATAATCAGATAACCAGAGGATTATTTTCAAAAAGGATATTCACCTCCGATGTAGAACTAATAAACAAAAAAGATTTTGTTCTCGAAGGTGGAGCAATAGAATCGGACGGAAAAGGGACTCTGCTCACCACGTCAGAATGTTTGTTATCTCCAAACCGAAATTCATATCTTTCGAAAGAAAGTATAGAAGAATATCTGAAAGAAGCCTTTGGCCTCGACAGAGTATTATGGCTTGACCATGGTTACTTTGCCGGAGATGATACCGACAGCCATATCGATACACTTGCCCGTTTTTGTGATGAACACACAATAGCTTATGTAAAATGTGAGGATACATCGGATGAACATTACAATGCTCTTACCAAAATGGAGGAGCAACTGAAAACATTTACCGATTATCTGGGAAACCCATATAAACTGGTAACTTTACCTATGGCAAAACCTGCATATGACGAGGATAATCAAAGACTACCCGCGACATATGCCAATTTCCTTATAATGAATAATGCGGTATTACTACCGTTCTATAATGATAAAGAAAGGGACGAAGAAGCCCGTAAGCAACTACAGAAGGCTTTCCCGGCAAGGGAGATTATTGGTGTGGATTGCTTGCCGCTGATAAGACAGCATGGCTCCTTACATTGTATTACAATGCAGTATCCCGAAGGTTTTATCTAA
- the pgeF gene encoding peptidoglycan editing factor PgeF, translating into MEYFSLNNIGLFRFSIFPNSNLFHFSSSIKGGVSTGEYSSLNLSLYSGDNPDHVKENRERIANVAGISVENLYIPYQTHDDRIFIVDEQFLNLSDEEKEKKLHGIDALITDRKNICIGVTTADCVPVLIYDPHKKVLATIHAGWKGTVARIAEKTAIKMTEHFGCNPKDLLAGIAPCISQERFEVGEDVVEIFQEAGFQIEDIGYRNTETGKMHLNLQQANKLILNDAGIPVQNIEIANLCTYSNPQLFFSARRQTIHSGRMVTGGILR; encoded by the coding sequence ATGGAATATTTCTCTCTAAATAATATCGGACTCTTCCGCTTCTCCATATTTCCCAACTCTAATCTGTTTCATTTTTCGTCCAGCATAAAAGGAGGGGTTAGCACAGGCGAATATAGTTCTCTCAATCTTAGTTTGTATTCTGGAGATAATCCTGATCATGTGAAAGAAAACAGAGAACGTATTGCAAATGTAGCAGGCATTTCTGTAGAAAATCTGTACATTCCCTACCAAACCCATGATGACAGAATATTCATTGTAGACGAACAATTTTTAAATCTTAGTGATGAGGAAAAAGAAAAAAAATTACATGGTATAGATGCCCTTATCACTGACCGGAAAAATATATGCATAGGAGTTACGACCGCCGACTGTGTGCCGGTATTGATATACGACCCGCACAAAAAAGTATTGGCTACCATTCATGCCGGATGGAAAGGTACTGTTGCCCGGATTGCGGAAAAGACCGCAATAAAGATGACTGAACATTTTGGCTGTAATCCCAAAGACCTACTTGCAGGCATAGCACCATGCATATCTCAGGAACGCTTCGAAGTGGGTGAAGATGTGGTAGAAATCTTTCAGGAAGCAGGTTTTCAAATTGAGGATATCGGTTACCGGAACACTGAGACCGGGAAAATGCATCTGAATCTGCAGCAGGCAAACAAACTTATTTTGAATGATGCAGGCATACCTGTTCAGAATATTGAAATTGCAAACCTCTGTACCTACTCGAATCCTCAGCTATTTTTCTCTGCCCGACGTCAGACTATTCACTCAGGACGAATGGTTACAGGTGGTATATTAAGATAA
- the obgE gene encoding GTPase ObgE, giving the protein MADSNFIDYVKIYCRSGKGGRGSTHFRREKYIPKGGPDGGDGGDGGHVILRGNRNLWTLLHLKFQRHILAGHGESGSGRLSSGKKGETKIIDVPCGTVAYDAETGEYLCDVTEDGQEVIMLRGGKGGRGNNHFKTPTNQAPRYAQPGEPYQERRVILELKVLADVGLVGFPNAGKSTLLSVMTAAKPKIANYPFTTLEPKIGIVSYRDYKSFVMADIPGIIEGASEGKGLGLRFLRHIERNSLLLFIIAADADDIHQEYRVLLNELAQFNPELLDKRRVLAISKSDMLDEELMEALEADLPEIPHIFISSITSYNLVALKDLLWRELNADGEYQKSFNITHRNLDIKTVEFDEEDDSIPEDDYEEEDWDDEEEVDGFFYEEDETE; this is encoded by the coding sequence ATGGCAGATTCAAATTTTATAGATTACGTCAAAATTTATTGCCGTTCGGGCAAGGGTGGTAGAGGATCGACTCACTTCCGTCGTGAAAAGTACATACCTAAAGGAGGCCCTGATGGTGGAGATGGCGGCGATGGTGGTCATGTGATATTACGGGGCAACCGGAACTTATGGACATTACTCCACCTGAAGTTTCAACGCCATATTCTTGCAGGACACGGTGAAAGTGGTTCCGGCAGGTTAAGTTCCGGCAAAAAAGGTGAAACCAAGATAATCGATGTCCCTTGCGGAACAGTGGCTTATGATGCCGAAACGGGAGAATATCTATGTGATGTAACCGAAGACGGCCAGGAGGTTATCATGCTGAGAGGTGGTAAGGGCGGCCGTGGAAACAACCACTTCAAAACGCCAACTAATCAGGCACCACGGTATGCTCAACCGGGAGAACCATATCAGGAACGCAGAGTGATATTAGAGCTCAAAGTATTGGCCGATGTCGGGCTGGTCGGATTCCCAAATGCAGGAAAGTCTACCTTGCTATCTGTAATGACTGCAGCAAAGCCTAAAATAGCTAATTATCCGTTTACTACGCTGGAACCAAAGATAGGAATTGTTAGTTACCGTGACTACAAATCGTTCGTAATGGCCGACATTCCGGGTATTATAGAGGGAGCAAGTGAGGGTAAAGGTCTGGGATTACGCTTCCTGCGTCATATCGAGCGGAATTCATTATTATTGTTCATTATTGCCGCCGATGCGGACGACATTCATCAGGAATATAGGGTTCTCCTCAACGAACTGGCTCAGTTCAATCCCGAATTACTGGATAAACGGCGGGTACTGGCCATATCTAAATCCGACATGCTGGACGAAGAACTGATGGAAGCTCTGGAAGCCGATCTGCCGGAGATACCTCATATCTTTATTTCATCCATAACAAGCTATAACCTTGTGGCACTGAAAGATTTATTATGGCGCGAACTGAATGCCGACGGAGAATATCAGAAGTCATTCAATATAACACATCGCAATCTGGATATAAAGACCGTGGAATTTGATGAAGAGGACGACTCTATACCGGAAGATGACTACGAGGAAGAAGACTGGGATGATGAAGAGGAAGTGGATGGATTCTTCTACGAAGAGGATGAAACTGAGTAA
- a CDS encoding adenylate kinase, producing the protein MLNIIIFGAPGSGKGTQSENLIKKYNLAHISTGDVLRAEMKNGTELGKLAEGYISKGQLVPDDVVIGMLANVLDSKKDASGVIFDGFPRTIAQGEALEKMLKERGQDVSVVVSLEVDEPELIDRLIKRGQQSGRSDDNLETIKSRLDVYKNQTSPLKEHYKNTGKLASIKGVGTVEEIFGLIAEAVDKVK; encoded by the coding sequence ATGTTGAATATTATAATTTTTGGAGCTCCGGGCTCAGGAAAAGGCACTCAAAGCGAGAACCTCATCAAGAAATATAATTTGGCACACATCTCTACAGGCGATGTCTTACGCGCTGAAATGAAGAACGGAACAGAACTGGGCAAGCTGGCTGAAGGCTATATATCGAAAGGACAACTTGTACCTGATGATGTAGTTATCGGCATGCTGGCAAACGTTCTGGACAGTAAAAAAGATGCATCGGGAGTTATCTTCGATGGATTTCCCCGCACTATTGCTCAAGGTGAAGCATTGGAAAAGATGCTGAAAGAAAGAGGGCAGGATGTATCTGTTGTTGTCAGCCTCGAAGTGGACGAACCGGAACTGATAGACCGCCTCATCAAACGCGGACAACAATCGGGACGGTCAGACGATAATCTGGAAACAATCAAATCCCGTCTCGACGTTTACAAAAATCAAACATCTCCGTTAAAGGAACATTATAAAAACACAGGCAAACTTGCGTCTATAAAGGGAGTAGGTACTGTGGAAGAAATCTTCGGTCTTATAGCTGAGGCTGTAGACAAAGTGAAATAA
- the hpt gene encoding hypoxanthine phosphoribosyltransferase, with protein MKTVTIKDKEFDLFLTEEVIEKAIDNVAARLNKDLAGKDPLFICVLNGSFMYASELMKRVSIPCEVSFVKMSSYKGTSSTGKIKEIYGLEEDIKGRTVVIVEDIVDTGYTMSLMLDQLVCDEPERILVTTLLLKPDALKHDIKLDYVALEIPSDFIVGFGLDYDGYGRNLPDIYKIKNS; from the coding sequence ATGAAAACGGTGACTATTAAGGATAAAGAATTTGATCTTTTTCTCACAGAAGAGGTTATAGAAAAAGCAATTGACAATGTAGCTGCCAGATTAAATAAAGATTTGGCCGGCAAAGACCCTTTATTCATTTGCGTGCTAAATGGTTCGTTTATGTACGCCTCTGAATTGATGAAGCGCGTATCTATCCCTTGCGAAGTATCTTTTGTAAAGATGTCATCTTATAAAGGGACTTCTTCAACCGGAAAAATAAAAGAAATATACGGGCTGGAAGAAGATATTAAAGGCCGGACAGTTGTCATTGTGGAAGACATTGTAGACACAGGCTATACCATGTCACTAATGCTTGACCAACTGGTTTGTGACGAACCTGAAAGAATATTGGTTACCACACTTTTACTTAAGCCAGACGCATTGAAACATGATATAAAACTGGATTATGTAGCCTTGGAGATACCTAGCGATTTTATCGTTGGCTTCGGGCTCGATTACGACGGATACGGACGTAATCTTCCGGACATATATAAAATAAAGAACTCTTAA
- a CDS encoding AIM24 family protein, whose protein sequence is MNKYSIKAFIEETAQDESKNDFFQLESPYMLELNINNQMVMLKKGAMVAYTGNVKFEREGMLSKGIGNLLKKTVSGEGTTMMKTTGTGRIYAADFEKRVRILYLENESINVNGNDILAHEESVKSEVKMMKSVAGIMGGGLFQARLSGTGHIAITTHGNPMTLIVKPGQPVFTDPNATVAWSGNLAPQMKTDISLKTLIGRGSGESFQMMFEGDGWVIIQPCEEVYGTPQ, encoded by the coding sequence ATGAACAAGTATTCGATTAAGGCTTTCATTGAAGAAACGGCACAAGACGAGTCAAAAAATGACTTTTTCCAATTAGAAAGTCCATATATGCTCGAACTTAACATCAACAACCAAATGGTAATGTTGAAAAAAGGAGCAATGGTTGCATATACCGGAAACGTAAAATTTGAAAGAGAAGGTATGCTGAGCAAAGGTATCGGCAACCTGCTTAAGAAAACTGTATCGGGAGAAGGCACTACAATGATGAAAACCACAGGTACCGGACGTATATATGCTGCCGACTTCGAAAAAAGAGTACGCATTTTGTATCTCGAAAATGAATCTATCAATGTAAACGGCAATGATATCCTCGCTCACGAAGAATCAGTAAAATCGGAAGTAAAGATGATGAAAAGCGTTGCAGGCATCATGGGTGGGGGATTATTTCAGGCTCGCCTGAGCGGAACCGGACATATTGCCATCACAACTCATGGCAACCCAATGACATTGATCGTGAAACCGGGACAACCTGTCTTCACTGACCCTAATGCAACAGTAGCATGGTCGGGCAACCTTGCCCCTCAGATGAAGACTGACATATCCCTTAAAACACTTATCGGAAGAGGTAGCGGCGAAAGCTTCCAGATGATGTTTGAAGGTGATGGATGGGTTATTATCCAACCATGTGAAGAAGTATATGGAACTCCTCAGTAA
- a CDS encoding heparan-alpha-glucosaminide N-acetyltransferase domain-containing protein has product MTQKPSGRLLSLDVLRGITIAGMIMVNNSGSGEYTYAPLRHVAWDGLTPTDLVFPFFMFIMGISTYISLRKFNFEFNTPTLLKILKRTIVIFLIGLGLSWLGLSFRTYHMLEPDNLGFWERFFRAITDFGHLRTLGVMQRLALTYGAASIIAITVKHKYIPYIIGTTLLAYFLLLVFGNGFEKSEDSIVSIVDQAILGVNHMYKDSGLAIDPEGLLSTIPAIAHVLIGFCCGALIMNTKDNEKRISQLFIVGTILTFAGFLLSYGCPINKKIWTPTFVLATCGLASLLLALLIWIIDIKGHRKWSVFFESFGVNPLFIYVMAGVMGTLAYQAVFPYNGEYISAKGYIYSVLLQPYLGDYFGALIYALIFVGICWIVGNILYKKNIYIKI; this is encoded by the coding sequence ATGACACAAAAACCTTCAGGAAGACTATTGTCTCTCGATGTACTCCGTGGCATCACAATTGCCGGAATGATAATGGTCAACAATTCCGGATCAGGAGAGTATACCTATGCCCCGCTAAGACACGTTGCCTGGGACGGGCTAACACCCACCGACCTCGTATTTCCGTTCTTCATGTTCATCATGGGAATATCCACCTATATTTCCTTGCGGAAATTTAATTTCGAGTTCAATACTCCGACTCTCTTAAAGATTCTTAAACGAACGATTGTCATATTCTTAATCGGACTCGGTCTTTCATGGCTCGGATTATCATTCCGTACGTACCACATGCTGGAGCCTGACAATCTGGGATTCTGGGAACGCTTTTTCAGGGCTATAACGGACTTCGGGCATCTCCGCACATTAGGGGTTATGCAGCGATTGGCGTTGACTTACGGTGCTGCATCCATTATAGCCATTACTGTAAAGCATAAATATATTCCATATATAATAGGTACAACATTACTGGCTTATTTTCTGCTACTTGTCTTCGGGAACGGGTTCGAGAAAAGCGAAGACAGCATTGTATCTATAGTAGACCAGGCTATATTGGGTGTAAATCACATGTACAAAGATTCGGGACTGGCTATAGATCCTGAAGGGCTATTAAGCACCATCCCGGCGATAGCTCACGTCCTCATCGGATTCTGTTGCGGTGCACTCATAATGAATACTAAAGACAATGAAAAACGGATATCCCAATTGTTTATAGTCGGCACAATACTCACTTTTGCAGGATTTCTACTCAGCTACGGTTGTCCTATCAATAAGAAGATATGGACACCTACATTTGTTTTAGCAACATGTGGGCTGGCCTCTCTGCTTCTTGCATTATTGATATGGATAATCGATATAAAGGGACATAGAAAATGGAGTGTATTTTTCGAATCATTCGGGGTTAATCCTCTCTTTATATATGTGATGGCCGGAGTGATGGGTACACTGGCTTATCAGGCGGTATTCCCTTACAATGGAGAATATATCTCAGCCAAAGGATATATATATTCCGTTCTGCTTCAACCATATCTGGGAGACTATTTCGGCGCATTGATATATGCTCTCATTTTTGTAGGTATCTGCTGGATTGTAGGAAACATCCTTTATAAGAAAAACATCTATATAAAGATATAA